A window from Agrobacterium tumefaciens encodes these proteins:
- a CDS encoding class I fructose-bisphosphate aldolase, with amino-acid sequence MTERLEDIAIKMVADGKGLLAADESTGTIKKRFDSINLESTETARRDYREMLFRSDDAMKKYISGVILYEETLFQKAADGTPFVDIIKAAGSLPGIKVDIGAKPMAFHPSEFITEGLDGLYERLRKYHEAGARFAKWRGVITIGEQRPSWGSIKANSQSLARYAALCQQADIVPIVEPEVLMDGEPGTHDIDRCAEVTQWVLQTVFADLFDARVNLEGMILKPNMIIDGKNARKASVEEVAEKTVKVLKATVPTAVPGIAFLSGGQSSEEATAHLSAMNAGYDLPWSLTYSYGRALQDTALKTWGGKPENVAAGQRAFTHRAAMNSLAAKGNWKLELEKAA; translated from the coding sequence ATGACCGAACGTCTCGAAGACATTGCCATCAAAATGGTTGCCGACGGCAAAGGCCTGCTCGCCGCCGACGAATCCACAGGAACGATCAAGAAGCGTTTCGACAGCATCAATCTGGAATCCACCGAGACTGCCCGCCGCGATTATCGCGAAATGCTGTTCCGCTCCGACGACGCCATGAAGAAGTACATCTCCGGCGTCATACTTTACGAAGAGACCCTGTTCCAGAAGGCTGCCGATGGCACGCCTTTCGTTGACATCATCAAGGCGGCCGGCAGCCTGCCGGGCATCAAGGTGGATATCGGCGCCAAGCCGATGGCCTTCCATCCGAGTGAATTCATCACCGAAGGCCTCGACGGCCTTTACGAGCGCCTTCGCAAGTACCATGAGGCCGGCGCCCGCTTTGCAAAGTGGCGCGGTGTCATCACCATCGGTGAGCAGCGTCCGAGCTGGGGCTCCATCAAGGCTAACTCCCAGTCGCTGGCCCGTTACGCAGCTCTCTGCCAGCAGGCGGATATCGTGCCGATCGTTGAGCCTGAGGTTCTGATGGACGGCGAGCCGGGCACGCATGACATCGACCGCTGTGCCGAAGTCACGCAATGGGTTCTGCAGACCGTGTTCGCGGATCTGTTCGATGCCCGCGTGAACCTGGAAGGCATGATCCTCAAGCCGAACATGATCATCGACGGCAAGAACGCTCGCAAGGCGTCCGTTGAGGAAGTGGCGGAAAAGACCGTCAAGGTTCTGAAGGCGACCGTACCGACTGCCGTGCCGGGCATCGCCTTCCTTTCCGGCGGCCAGTCCTCCGAAGAGGCGACGGCGCATCTCTCCGCCATGAATGCCGGTTACGACCTGCCCTGGTCGCTGACCTATTCCTACGGTCGCGCCCTTCAGGATACCGCCCTCAAGACCTGGGGCGGCAAACCCGAGAATGTCGCCGCCGGCCAGCGCGCCTTCACGCACCGCGCCGCAATGAACAGCCTTGCGGCCAAGGGCAACTGGAAGCTGGAACTCGAAAAGGCCGCATAA
- a CDS encoding MFS transporter — protein MSRNLLPVFALLSSTLFLFLGNGLQGLILPVRGSAEGYSNEILGFLGTSWAAGFVIGCFVAPAIVRRAGHVRAFGSFVALICLTVLMTGLVVDDVWWITLRALTGFCTAGTSMIIESWLNERATNESRGMIFSLYIAITLLGVVAGQMIVPMGDVSNTSLFMICGIIYCIAILPATLSKAASPQPLQKVSLDLPALYRNSPVSFVGILMIGIANGAYGTLGAVFGARAGLDPTMIAIMVSVTIFVGALAQFPAGRLSDRIDRRYVLAGLAGLGAIAGLAVAAVQPHNVYVLIPMIAVYGAAANALYPIAVAHANDFAASEDFVKVSGGLLLLYGIGTIIGPTLGGAVMTYSGPYALFFVTAVAHVLITAYAIIRSRQRAALSTDEKDNFSTMMPTTPSPLVTPESIALDPRAPQYPGDDGDYVEKGAGI, from the coding sequence ATGAGCAGAAATCTTCTACCTGTATTCGCTCTTTTATCCAGCACTCTGTTTCTTTTTCTCGGCAACGGCCTTCAGGGCCTCATCCTGCCGGTGCGCGGCTCCGCGGAAGGTTACTCCAACGAGATTCTGGGCTTCCTCGGCACCTCCTGGGCGGCAGGCTTTGTCATCGGCTGCTTCGTCGCCCCCGCCATCGTGCGCCGTGCGGGGCATGTGCGGGCATTTGGCTCGTTCGTAGCACTGATCTGCCTGACGGTGCTGATGACCGGCCTCGTCGTCGATGACGTCTGGTGGATCACGCTGCGCGCCCTCACCGGCTTCTGCACGGCCGGCACCTCCATGATTATTGAAAGCTGGCTGAACGAACGCGCGACCAATGAGAGCCGCGGCATGATCTTTTCGCTTTACATCGCCATTACGCTGCTTGGCGTCGTGGCGGGGCAGATGATCGTGCCGATGGGCGATGTCAGCAATACGTCGCTGTTCATGATCTGCGGCATCATCTATTGCATCGCTATTCTGCCGGCGACGCTTTCCAAGGCTGCCAGCCCTCAACCGTTGCAGAAGGTCAGCCTGGATTTACCGGCGCTCTACCGCAACTCACCGGTCTCCTTCGTCGGCATCCTGATGATCGGCATCGCCAACGGTGCTTACGGCACGCTCGGCGCCGTCTTCGGCGCAAGGGCCGGGCTCGACCCGACCATGATCGCCATCATGGTTTCCGTCACGATCTTCGTTGGCGCACTCGCGCAATTTCCCGCAGGCCGCCTTTCGGACCGGATAGACCGCCGTTACGTGCTGGCCGGACTGGCGGGGCTTGGCGCGATCGCCGGTCTCGCCGTCGCTGCCGTGCAGCCGCATAATGTCTACGTGCTCATTCCCATGATCGCGGTTTACGGCGCGGCGGCCAATGCGCTCTATCCCATTGCCGTGGCCCATGCCAACGACTTCGCGGCATCGGAAGACTTCGTCAAGGTGTCGGGCGGGTTGTTGCTGCTTTACGGCATCGGCACCATCATCGGCCCGACTCTCGGCGGTGCTGTCATGACCTATTCCGGGCCTTACGCGTTATTCTTCGTGACGGCCGTGGCCCATGTGCTGATAACGGCCTATGCCATCATCAGAAGCCGTCAGCGCGCCGCCCTTTCGACCGACGAAAAGGACAATTTCTCGACGATGATGCCAACGACGCCCTCGCCGCTCGTCACGCCGGAAAGCATTGCGCTTGATCCGCGCGCGCCGCAATATCCAGGCGACGACGGCGACTATGTGGAAAAAGGAGCAGGCATATGA
- the rpmE gene encoding 50S ribosomal protein L31, with amino-acid sequence MKADIHPAYHTIKVVMTDGTEYETRSTWGSEGAVMNLEIDPKSHPAWTGGNQQLMDRGGRVSKFNKRFGGLGL; translated from the coding sequence ATGAAGGCTGATATCCATCCCGCTTATCACACGATCAAGGTCGTCATGACCGATGGCACCGAATACGAAACCCGCTCTACCTGGGGTTCGGAAGGCGCAGTCATGAACCTTGAAATCGACCCCAAGTCCCATCCGGCATGGACGGGCGGCAACCAGCAGCTTATGGACCGCGGTGGTCGCGTTTCCAAGTTCAACAAGCGTTTCGGCGGCCTCGGCCTCTGA
- a CDS encoding DUF1465 family protein — protein sequence MSEQVLNTISFAGRAAASNQFKSLYTEGMTLVEETASYLDGAGRTASKVLPRMASVLYAAESMRLTTRLMQMASWLLLQRAVNNGEMTRDQVLSEKNKVRLDSFNVDRNAPGWNDLPESFRDLIERSLRLQNRVALLDREIYRPAEAAKVPDNENSVQAQLNLLRTAFSIN from the coding sequence ATGTCGGAACAGGTTTTAAATACCATAAGCTTTGCGGGTCGCGCGGCTGCTTCCAACCAGTTCAAGTCCCTCTATACCGAAGGCATGACCTTGGTCGAGGAAACGGCGAGCTATCTCGATGGTGCCGGTCGTACGGCTTCCAAGGTTCTGCCGCGCATGGCCTCCGTGCTTTACGCAGCGGAATCGATGCGCCTCACCACCCGCCTGATGCAGATGGCATCCTGGCTGCTTTTGCAGCGCGCCGTCAACAATGGCGAAATGACCCGTGACCAGGTCCTCAGCGAAAAAAACAAGGTGCGGCTCGACAGCTTCAACGTTGACCGCAACGCGCCGGGCTGGAACGATCTGCCGGAATCCTTCCGCGACCTCATCGAGCGGTCGCTGCGCCTCCAGAACCGCGTTGCCCTGCTCGACCGCGAAATCTATCGCCCGGCCGAAGCAGCCAAGGTGCCGGACAACGAAAACAGCGTACAAGCGCAGCTCAACCTGCTACGCACGGCTTTCTCGATCAACTGA
- a CDS encoding ABC transporter transmembrane domain-containing protein, with the protein MADIDEQKAAKQRNLKPLLGLFPYLRRYRGLMAAALFALVLSSATTLALPLAVRRIIDHGFQTPDGGMINSYFAVLLAIAVLLALASAMRYYYVMTIGERVVADLRRDVFAHLTTLSQQFFDANRSGELTSRLTADTVQIRSAFGSSASVALRNIIMCCGAVVMMIYTSPGLSGLALLAIPFIVFPLIAFGRSVRARSRNTQDTLANSAAYASETIGASRTVQSFNAEALANARYGASVEAAYQGARAAIGARSILTAVAIALVFGSVVGILWYGAQSVLSGGMTAGTLGQFVLYSVIAASGLGQLSEVWGELAQAGGAAERLSELLNERSPVAEPTTPVSMVQPPRGEAEFENVGFIYPLATGGPVISGLTFKVSAGETVAIVGPSGAGKSTVFSLLMRFYDPQQGRITVDGTDIRGVGLADLRARLSIVPQDVAIFASSIHDNIAFGRPEATREEVRAAAIAAQADSFIARLNDGYDTQVGERGVTLSGGQRQRIAIARAILRNAPILLLDEATSALDAESETLVQKALDELMKTRTTIVIAHRLATVLKADRILVMDEGRIIEEGTHQSLIRQNGLYARLARLQFQTGPDELRAHA; encoded by the coding sequence GTGGCAGACATTGACGAGCAGAAAGCTGCGAAACAGAGAAACCTGAAGCCGCTTCTTGGCCTGTTTCCCTATCTCAGGCGCTATCGCGGCCTGATGGCGGCAGCCCTTTTTGCGCTTGTGCTTTCCTCCGCCACGACTCTCGCCCTGCCGCTTGCCGTTCGCCGCATCATCGATCACGGTTTTCAGACGCCGGATGGCGGCATGATCAACAGCTATTTCGCCGTGCTTCTGGCGATTGCCGTCCTTCTCGCGCTCGCCAGCGCCATGCGCTATTATTACGTGATGACCATCGGTGAAAGGGTCGTTGCCGATCTGCGCCGTGATGTCTTTGCCCATCTCACCACCCTGTCGCAGCAGTTTTTCGATGCCAACCGTTCGGGCGAACTGACCTCGCGGCTGACCGCCGATACGGTGCAGATCCGTTCCGCCTTCGGCTCCTCTGCTTCCGTGGCGCTGCGCAACATCATCATGTGCTGCGGTGCTGTTGTGATGATGATCTATACCAGCCCCGGCCTTTCCGGCCTTGCCCTGCTTGCCATTCCCTTCATCGTTTTTCCGCTGATCGCTTTCGGGCGGTCTGTTCGTGCCCGCTCCCGCAACACCCAGGACACATTGGCCAATTCCGCCGCCTATGCTTCGGAAACGATCGGGGCGAGCCGCACCGTGCAGTCCTTCAACGCCGAGGCACTGGCGAATGCCCGTTACGGCGCCTCCGTGGAGGCCGCCTATCAGGGTGCGCGTGCAGCGATAGGCGCTCGGTCCATTCTCACCGCCGTCGCCATCGCGCTCGTTTTCGGCAGCGTTGTCGGCATTCTCTGGTATGGCGCGCAGAGCGTTTTGTCCGGCGGCATGACGGCGGGTACGCTCGGGCAGTTCGTCCTTTATTCGGTCATCGCAGCAAGCGGCCTCGGCCAGCTCTCGGAAGTCTGGGGTGAACTTGCACAGGCGGGCGGCGCGGCAGAACGGCTTTCCGAGCTGCTGAACGAGCGCTCGCCCGTCGCCGAACCGACGACACCCGTTTCGATGGTTCAACCGCCGCGCGGCGAGGCAGAATTCGAGAATGTCGGCTTCATTTATCCGCTCGCAACCGGTGGCCCGGTTATCTCCGGCCTCACCTTCAAGGTTAGTGCCGGCGAAACCGTTGCTATCGTCGGCCCTTCCGGTGCAGGCAAAAGTACGGTCTTTTCGCTGCTGATGCGGTTTTACGATCCGCAACAGGGCCGCATCACGGTCGATGGCACCGATATCCGCGGTGTCGGCCTTGCCGATCTGCGCGCGCGCCTGTCCATCGTTCCACAGGATGTGGCGATATTCGCCTCCTCCATCCACGATAACATCGCCTTTGGCCGGCCGGAGGCAACACGCGAGGAAGTCCGCGCTGCTGCCATCGCCGCACAGGCCGACAGCTTCATCGCCAGACTGAACGATGGGTATGACACGCAGGTGGGAGAACGCGGCGTCACGCTTTCCGGCGGCCAGCGCCAGCGTATTGCCATTGCCCGCGCCATCCTGCGCAACGCCCCGATCCTGCTTCTGGACGAGGCGACATCAGCGCTCGATGCCGAGAGCGAAACGCTGGTGCAAAAGGCGCTCGATGAGCTGATGAAAACCCGCACCACCATCGTCATCGCCCACCGCCTTGCCACCGTGCTGAAGGCCGATCGCATTCTGGTGATGGATGAAGGCCGTATCATCGAGGAGGGCACGCATCAGAGCCTCATTCGCCAGAATGGCCTTTATGCAAGGCTCGCCCGACTACAATTTCAGACTGGACCGGACGAATTGCGCGCCCACGCCTGA
- a CDS encoding FAD-binding dehydrogenase, which translates to MEGYDVIVVGAGLAGLVAATEAAERGFSVCVVDQEGEQNLGGQAFWSLGGLFFVDSPEQRRMRVRDSLDLARQDWFGSAGFDRPEDHWPRRWAEAYLDFAAGEKREWLHRMGMRWFPVVGWAERGGGLAHGHGNSVPRFHVTWGTGPGVLAPFVRKAQEMAASGRLSFRFRHQVDRLETTDGRITGISGVVLAADPVLRGQKSSRNAEGDFHFSASAVIVSSGGIGGNQELVRRNWPVERLGKPPEEMVCGVPAHVDGRMIGITETAGGAVINRDRMWHYTEGVKNHDPIWPNHGIRILPGPSSFWCDADGNRLDAPAMPGFDTLGTLKMLGERGSGHSWFILTKAIIKKEFALSGSEQNPDLTGKDVRLLLKRLGKEPPGPVRAFMERGEDFVVRDTLEELVAGMNAVSGNRLNINHIRRQIEARDREIENGFSKDAQVTAIHGARRYLGDRLMRTAKPHRLLDPTKGPLIAVRLHVLTRKTLGGLHADLEARVLDAAGQPVPGLYAAGEVAGFGGGGMHGYNALEGTFLGGCLFSGRVAGRKVLA; encoded by the coding sequence ATGGAAGGCTATGATGTGATTGTCGTCGGCGCGGGGCTTGCCGGGCTGGTGGCGGCGACCGAGGCGGCTGAGCGTGGTTTCAGCGTCTGTGTTGTGGATCAGGAGGGAGAGCAAAATCTCGGAGGCCAGGCCTTCTGGTCGCTGGGTGGGCTGTTTTTCGTCGATAGTCCCGAGCAGCGCCGGATGCGGGTGCGCGATAGTCTCGATCTTGCCAGGCAGGACTGGTTTGGGTCGGCCGGTTTCGATCGCCCCGAGGATCATTGGCCGCGCCGCTGGGCGGAGGCCTATCTCGATTTCGCCGCCGGCGAGAAACGCGAATGGCTGCACCGCATGGGCATGCGCTGGTTTCCCGTAGTCGGCTGGGCTGAGCGCGGCGGTGGTCTCGCCCATGGGCATGGCAATTCCGTTCCGCGCTTTCATGTCACATGGGGCACCGGTCCTGGAGTGCTGGCGCCGTTCGTCAGGAAAGCGCAGGAGATGGCGGCAAGCGGTCGATTGAGCTTCCGCTTCCGCCATCAGGTCGATCGTCTGGAAACGACCGACGGCCGGATCACTGGCATTTCCGGCGTCGTGCTCGCCGCTGATCCGGTTCTTCGTGGTCAAAAAAGCAGCCGTAATGCTGAGGGCGACTTCCATTTTTCCGCCTCCGCGGTCATCGTCAGTTCCGGCGGCATCGGTGGCAATCAGGAACTGGTGCGGCGCAACTGGCCAGTGGAGCGATTGGGTAAACCTCCTGAAGAGATGGTCTGCGGGGTGCCTGCCCATGTGGATGGCCGCATGATCGGCATTACCGAGACGGCAGGCGGAGCCGTCATCAATCGCGACCGCATGTGGCACTATACCGAGGGCGTGAAAAACCACGATCCGATCTGGCCGAACCACGGTATCCGTATTCTGCCCGGTCCCTCATCCTTCTGGTGCGATGCGGATGGCAACCGGCTCGATGCGCCCGCGATGCCGGGTTTCGATACGCTCGGCACGCTGAAGATGCTGGGCGAGCGCGGCAGCGGCCATAGCTGGTTCATTCTGACCAAGGCGATCATCAAGAAGGAATTCGCGCTCTCAGGCTCTGAGCAAAATCCTGATCTGACGGGCAAGGATGTGCGGCTGCTGCTGAAGCGGCTGGGCAAGGAGCCGCCGGGGCCGGTGCGGGCTTTCATGGAGCGGGGCGAGGATTTCGTCGTTCGCGACACGCTGGAGGAACTGGTGGCGGGAATGAATGCTGTCAGTGGCAATCGGCTCAACATCAATCACATACGCCGGCAGATAGAAGCGCGTGACCGCGAAATCGAAAACGGCTTCAGCAAGGATGCGCAGGTAACGGCAATCCATGGCGCGCGCCGTTATCTCGGTGACCGGCTGATGCGGACGGCAAAACCGCACCGGCTGCTTGATCCGACAAAGGGACCGTTGATTGCCGTGCGCCTGCATGTGCTGACGCGCAAGACGCTTGGCGGCCTGCATGCCGACCTTGAGGCGCGGGTGCTGGATGCGGCTGGTCAGCCGGTGCCGGGCCTTTATGCCGCCGGTGAGGTGGCCGGTTTCGGTGGCGGCGGCATGCATGGTTATAATGCGCTGGAGGGCACCTTCCTTGGCGGCTGCCTGTTTTCGGGCCGCGTTGCGGGACGCAAGGTGCTGGCGTAG
- a CDS encoding DUF1192 domain-containing protein, giving the protein MSLFDDDRPQKPLAHEIGSDLSLLSVDELSNRIELLQAEITRLEEEKNRKSAGRQAAENLFRS; this is encoded by the coding sequence ATGAGCCTCTTTGATGATGATCGTCCGCAAAAACCCCTGGCACATGAGATCGGCAGTGATCTCAGCCTTCTTTCGGTGGACGAGTTGAGTAACCGCATCGAACTCCTGCAGGCGGAAATCACCCGGCTTGAAGAAGAGAAAAACAGGAAGTCCGCCGGCAGGCAGGCGGCGGAGAACCTGTTTCGCTCCTGA
- a CDS encoding peptidoglycan -binding protein: protein MALARNRRRDRGVDYWPGFVDALSTLLMAIMFLLTVFVLAQFVLSREITGKDEVLTRLNSQIAELTELLALEKGNKQDIEDALASLQSTLAASENERSRLQSLLDAGSGNNASANARIGSLTGELDEQRQANSRASAQIELLNQQIAALRAQIASVEAALQASEAKDTSSQVKIADLGRRLNVALAQRVQELNRYRSDFFGRLREILSDRENIRIVGDRFVFQSEVLFPSGGNDLNPEGQAEMAKLATALLDLAKEIPAEINWVLRVDGHTDNVQLTGSGRYRDNWELSSARATSVVKFLISKGVPANRLVAAGFGEYQPIAEGDSPEARQQNRRIELKLTER from the coding sequence ATGGCGCTTGCGCGCAACCGCCGCCGCGACAGGGGTGTGGATTATTGGCCGGGTTTCGTCGATGCGCTGTCGACGCTGCTCATGGCCATCATGTTTCTGCTGACGGTTTTCGTGCTGGCGCAATTCGTGCTGTCGCGGGAAATTACCGGCAAGGACGAGGTGCTGACCCGCCTCAACAGCCAGATTGCCGAATTGACCGAGCTTCTGGCCCTGGAAAAAGGTAACAAGCAGGATATCGAGGACGCGCTGGCGAGCCTGCAATCCACACTTGCGGCATCGGAAAACGAGCGTTCGCGCCTGCAGTCGCTTCTCGATGCGGGTTCGGGCAACAATGCCAGCGCCAATGCCCGGATCGGCAGTCTGACCGGTGAACTGGATGAGCAGCGGCAGGCCAATTCGCGCGCCTCCGCGCAGATCGAATTGCTGAACCAGCAGATCGCGGCGCTGAGGGCGCAGATCGCTTCCGTCGAAGCCGCCCTGCAGGCATCGGAGGCCAAGGATACCTCGTCCCAGGTCAAGATCGCCGATCTAGGCCGTCGCCTCAATGTCGCGCTGGCGCAGCGCGTGCAGGAGCTGAACCGTTATCGCTCGGACTTCTTTGGGCGGCTGCGTGAAATCCTCTCCGACCGCGAAAACATCCGTATCGTCGGTGACCGTTTTGTCTTCCAGTCGGAGGTGCTGTTTCCCTCCGGCGGCAACGACCTCAACCCGGAAGGGCAGGCGGAAATGGCGAAGCTGGCGACCGCGTTGCTCGATCTCGCCAAGGAAATTCCGGCGGAGATCAACTGGGTGCTGCGCGTGGATGGCCATACGGATAATGTCCAGCTTACCGGTTCCGGCCGCTACCGCGACAATTGGGAGCTTTCCTCCGCCCGCGCGACATCGGTGGTGAAATTCCTGATTTCCAAGGGCGTACCGGCAAACCGGCTGGTTGCTGCCGGTTTCGGCGAATATCAACCGATTGCCGAAGGTGACTCACCGGAAGCGCGCCAGCAGAACCGCCGCATCGAACTCAAGCTCACCGAGCGCTGA
- a CDS encoding flagellar motor protein MotA has translation MADSELLDLGVEKPVTTRQYSHKLSSPTPFLWTMVLFLILVGFLAAILYRQAHTAFMTNPGLNGFILGVLAIGIILVFTQTMSLRSEVRWFNAFRAAGSVEKVGRAPKLLAPMSTLIGKSGEVRLSTVTQRTILDSIATRLDESRDTSRYLVGLLVFLGLLGTFWGLIGTIGAISNVIQSLDPSAGDSNDILSSLKAGLTAPLAGMGTAFSSSLLGLSGSLILGFLDLQAGRAQNRFYTQLENWLSSVTDTSVEGPREFKAAEPGAMVSTERSLAAMTSLAEGIQGLVKNMRSEQQMLRDWIEAQQEESKSLRRTLDRLSMRIDADTKSPGRTRHDNGSE, from the coding sequence GCAATACAGCCACAAGCTGTCCAGCCCCACACCCTTTCTCTGGACGATGGTTCTGTTTCTGATCCTCGTCGGCTTTCTGGCGGCCATTCTCTATCGGCAGGCGCACACCGCCTTCATGACCAATCCGGGGCTCAACGGCTTCATTCTCGGTGTGCTCGCCATCGGCATCATTCTGGTGTTTACGCAGACCATGAGCCTGCGTTCGGAAGTCCGCTGGTTCAATGCTTTCCGCGCCGCCGGCAGCGTCGAAAAGGTCGGCCGCGCGCCAAAATTGCTGGCGCCGATGAGCACGCTGATCGGCAAGAGCGGCGAAGTCCGGCTGTCCACCGTCACGCAGCGGACTATCCTCGATTCCATCGCCACACGCCTTGATGAATCCCGTGACACATCGCGCTATCTCGTTGGCCTGCTGGTGTTTCTGGGCCTGCTCGGCACATTCTGGGGTCTGATCGGCACCATCGGCGCCATCAGCAATGTCATCCAGTCGCTCGATCCGAGTGCAGGCGACAGCAATGATATTCTGAGTTCGCTCAAGGCCGGTCTCACCGCGCCGCTTGCGGGCATGGGAACGGCGTTTTCCTCGTCCCTGCTCGGTCTTTCGGGTTCGCTGATTCTCGGTTTCCTCGATCTTCAGGCCGGCCGCGCCCAGAACCGTTTTTATACTCAGCTCGAAAACTGGCTGTCCTCGGTAACGGATACTTCAGTGGAGGGACCGAGGGAGTTCAAAGCCGCTGAGCCGGGCGCCATGGTCAGCACCGAACGTTCGCTGGCGGCCATGACCAGCCTTGCCGAAGGCATTCAGGGCCTCGTCAAGAACATGCGCAGCGAACAGCAGATGCTGCGTGACTGGATTGAGGCGCAGCAGGAGGAATCGAAATCGCTCCGCCGCACCCTTGACCGGCTGTCGATGCGGATCGACGCGGACACAAAATCCCCCGGACGCACCCGGCACGATAACGGGAGCGAGTAG